In one Flavobacteriales bacterium genomic region, the following are encoded:
- a CDS encoding sugar transferase produces MIKRGFDILASSFALLLLLPILLAIALLVALGSPGGPFFRQVRVGMGGREFRLLKFRTMRPGSEAKGQITVGARDPRVTGIGHVLRRTKVDELPQLWNVLVGDMSIVGPRPEVPRYVALYTPEQRAVLSVRPGLSSLASLAYIQESEVLGRSSDPERTYVEEVMPAKLALDLRYIRERSLLLDLRIILRTVGRLVGMR; encoded by the coding sequence ATGATCAAGCGCGGCTTCGACATCCTGGCGTCGTCCTTCGCGCTGCTCCTGCTGCTCCCGATCCTGTTGGCCATCGCGCTGCTCGTTGCGCTGGGGTCGCCCGGCGGGCCGTTCTTCCGCCAGGTGCGCGTGGGGATGGGCGGACGCGAATTCCGCTTGCTGAAGTTCCGCACCATGCGGCCCGGCAGCGAGGCCAAGGGCCAGATCACGGTGGGCGCCCGCGACCCCCGTGTCACCGGCATCGGCCACGTGCTCCGCAGGACGAAGGTGGATGAGCTGCCGCAGCTCTGGAACGTGCTGGTGGGCGACATGAGCATCGTGGGGCCGCGGCCCGAGGTGCCGCGCTATGTGGCCCTGTACACCCCTGAGCAGCGCGCGGTGCTCAGCGTGCGGCCAGGGCTCTCCAGCCTTGCGAGCCTCGCCTACATCCAGGAGAGCGAGGTGCTCGGCCGCAGTTCCGATCCGGAGCGCACCTATGTGGAGGAGGTGATGCCGGCCAAGCTGGCGCTTGACCTGCGCTACATCCGTGAGCGCTCCCTGCTGCTCGACCTGCGCATCATCCTGCGCACGGTGGGACGGTTGGTGGGGATGCGATGA
- a CDS encoding cystathionine gamma-synthase family protein, whose amino-acid sequence MDKRRKYRPESLMMSYGYKPELSEGAIKPPIFQTSTFVFETAEEGKAFFEVAYGLRERRKGEEQGLIYSRINNPDLEVLEDRLTLWDDAEACAVFESGMSAISTCLLEFLSPGDVLLFSNPLYGGTDHFIKHVLTRFGVEVLGFYPWEQHELQALVQRSGKADRVRMIFVETPANPTNTLIDISACARLARQLSTPEREVLVAVDNTYMGPLWQHPLKQGAHLVLYSATKYIGGHSDVIAGACLGSRERIARVKGLRTFLGSMAGPWTGWLLMRSLETLKPRMETQAHNAALVAAFLKRHAKVVRVHYLGMIEDPEQQAVFHAQCLSAGAMLSFEVVGGEAAAFRFLNALQLVKLAVSLGSTESLAEHPATMTHAGVDPDEREKLGISSGLLRLSVGVEHPDDLIADLEQALAKA is encoded by the coding sequence ATGGACAAGCGCCGCAAGTACCGCCCCGAGAGCCTCATGATGAGCTATGGCTACAAGCCTGAGCTCAGCGAAGGGGCCATCAAGCCGCCCATCTTCCAGACCAGCACCTTCGTGTTCGAGACGGCCGAGGAGGGCAAGGCCTTCTTCGAGGTCGCCTATGGCCTGCGCGAGCGGCGCAAAGGGGAGGAGCAGGGCCTCATCTACAGCAGGATCAACAACCCCGACCTGGAGGTGCTGGAGGATCGCCTCACCCTGTGGGACGATGCCGAGGCCTGCGCCGTGTTCGAGAGCGGCATGAGCGCCATCAGCACCTGCCTGCTGGAGTTCCTCTCGCCCGGCGACGTGCTGCTCTTCAGCAATCCGCTCTATGGCGGCACCGACCACTTCATCAAGCATGTGCTCACGCGCTTCGGCGTGGAGGTGCTGGGCTTCTATCCGTGGGAGCAGCATGAGCTGCAGGCCTTGGTGCAGCGCAGCGGGAAGGCCGATCGGGTGCGCATGATCTTCGTGGAGACTCCGGCCAATCCCACCAATACGCTCATCGACATCAGTGCGTGCGCACGCCTGGCCCGGCAGCTCTCCACACCGGAGCGCGAGGTGCTCGTGGCGGTGGACAACACGTACATGGGCCCGCTCTGGCAGCATCCGCTCAAGCAAGGGGCGCACCTCGTGCTTTACAGCGCCACCAAGTACATCGGCGGCCACAGCGATGTGATCGCCGGGGCGTGCCTGGGAAGCAGGGAGCGCATCGCGCGCGTGAAGGGGCTGCGCACCTTCCTCGGCAGCATGGCCGGCCCGTGGACCGGCTGGCTGCTCATGCGCAGCCTGGAGACCCTGAAGCCGCGGATGGAGACGCAGGCCCACAATGCGGCTTTGGTGGCCGCTTTCCTGAAGCGCCACGCCAAGGTGGTGCGCGTGCACTACCTCGGCATGATCGAGGACCCCGAGCAGCAAGCCGTCTTCCATGCCCAATGCCTGAGCGCCGGGGCGATGCTCAGCTTCGAGGTGGTGGGCGGCGAGGCTGCGGCCTTCCGCTTCCTCAATGCATTGCAGCTGGTGAAGCTGGCCGTGAGCCTGGGGAGCACGGAGAGCCTGGCCGAGCACCCGGCCACGATGACCCATGCCGGCGTGGATCCCGACGAACGCGAGAAGCTGGGCATCAGCAGCGGGCTGCTCCGGCTGTCCGTGGGCGTGGAGCATCCTGACGACCTGATCGCCGACCTGGAGCAGGCGCTGGCGAAGGCATGA